The Streptomyces sp. NBC_01275 genome has a segment encoding these proteins:
- a CDS encoding shikimate dehydrogenase encodes MPARATDARRAAVLGSPIAHSLSPALHRAAYDALGLTDWTYDRFDVDEEALPAFVEGLGAEWAGLSLTMPLKRAVIPLLDEISETAASVEAVNTLVFTEDGRRLGDNTDIPGMVAALRERGIEQVGSAAILGAGATASSALAALSRVCTGEIVAYVRSQARAAEMRQWSERLDVDVRIAEWADAADALRFPLVVATTPAGATDALAASAPERPATLFDVLYDPWPTELAARWSMFGGAVVSGLDLLVHQAVLQVEQMTGRAPAPVEAMRKAGEHALAGS; translated from the coding sequence ATGCCAGCTCGGGCAACTGACGCCCGCCGGGCCGCCGTGCTCGGCAGCCCCATCGCCCACTCGCTCTCCCCGGCGCTGCACCGCGCCGCGTACGACGCACTGGGCCTGACGGACTGGACGTACGACCGCTTCGACGTCGACGAGGAGGCGCTGCCCGCCTTCGTCGAGGGGCTCGGGGCCGAGTGGGCCGGGCTGTCGCTGACCATGCCGCTGAAGCGGGCGGTCATCCCGCTGCTCGACGAGATCAGCGAGACGGCCGCCTCCGTCGAGGCGGTCAACACGCTCGTGTTCACCGAGGACGGCCGTCGCCTCGGCGACAACACCGACATCCCCGGCATGGTCGCCGCCCTGCGCGAGCGGGGCATCGAGCAGGTCGGCTCGGCCGCGATCCTCGGCGCCGGCGCGACCGCCTCCTCCGCGCTGGCCGCCCTCTCCCGGGTCTGCACCGGCGAGATCGTCGCCTATGTGCGCAGCCAGGCCCGCGCCGCCGAGATGCGGCAGTGGAGCGAGCGCCTCGACGTCGACGTCCGGATCGCCGAGTGGGCGGACGCCGCCGACGCCCTGCGCTTCCCGCTGGTCGTCGCCACCACCCCGGCCGGGGCCACGGACGCCCTCGCCGCCTCGGCGCCGGAGCGGCCCGCCACCCTCTTCGACGTGCTCTACGACCCCTGGCCCACCGAGCTGGCCGCCCGCTGGTCGATGTTCGGCGGCGCGGTGGTCAGCGGGCTGGACCTCCTCGTCCACCAGGCCGTGCTCCAGGTGGAGCAGATGACCGGCCGCGCCCCGGCGCCCGTGGAGGCCATGCGCAAGGCGGGCGAACACGCCCTCGCCGGCTCCTAG
- the rpsD gene encoding 30S ribosomal protein S4, with amino-acid sequence MANQSRPKVKKSRALGIALTPKAVKYFEARPYPPGEHGRGRKQNSDYKVRLLEKQRLRAQYDVSERQLVRAYERASKVQGKTGEALIIELERRLDALVLRSGIARTIYQARQMVVHGHIEVNGQKVDKPSFRVRPDDVVMVRERSRSKTLFEVSRAGGFAPDGETPRYLQVNLGALAFRLDREPNRKEIPVICDEQLVVEYYAR; translated from the coding sequence GTGGCGAATCAGTCCCGCCCCAAGGTCAAGAAGTCGCGTGCCCTCGGCATCGCGCTGACCCCGAAGGCCGTCAAGTACTTCGAGGCCCGCCCCTACCCGCCGGGCGAGCACGGCCGTGGCCGCAAGCAGAACTCGGACTACAAGGTCCGTCTGCTCGAGAAGCAGCGTCTGCGCGCGCAGTACGACGTGTCCGAGCGCCAGCTCGTCCGCGCCTACGAGCGTGCCTCCAAGGTCCAGGGCAAGACCGGTGAGGCCCTGATCATCGAGCTCGAGCGTCGTCTCGACGCCCTGGTCCTGCGTTCGGGCATCGCCCGCACCATCTACCAGGCCCGTCAGATGGTCGTGCACGGCCACATCGAGGTCAACGGCCAGAAGGTCGACAAGCCGTCCTTCCGCGTCCGTCCCGACGACGTCGTGATGGTCCGCGAGCGCAGCCGCAGCAAGACGCTGTTCGAGGTCTCCCGCGCCGGTGGCTTCGCCCCCGACGGCGAGACCCCGCGCTACCTCCAGGTGAACCTCGGCGCCCTGGCCTTCCGCCTGGACCGCGAGCCGAACCGCAAGGAGATCCCGGTCATCTGCGACGAGCAGCTGGTCGTCGAGTACTACGCCCGTTGA
- the mltG gene encoding endolytic transglycosylase MltG, with product MTEYGRGPGSEPWHPEDPLYGDGGWEGQEAHVGHQPAYGGHQQHHYPQQPQQEYGDWGDGQAQQYDPQQYPHQQQYDPQHQQQQYDQQSYDPQHQQQYDQQQYAPQGQQPQYAHQNQQGGYPEGYQEGGWDGTGTHAHVPYAADPGDPYGQQAAAYGAEQPDFYNTPDAYPPPEPPARRRPEPEPEPEPESEPDGAAKPDWDPGPDQGEHAFFAGGGADDDEDDDESEGRGGRRGRGGKGAKGGKGAKNKKSRNGCACLVVVLVFGGGLAGVGYFGYHFYQNRYSAAPDYTGDGTGQNVSVQVPKGSGGADIGRLLKDAGVVKSVDAFVSACTSNPRCGSIQASAYILKKEMSAKSAMEMMLDPKSQANVVVTPGERNVAVYKKIDSKLGLSSGTTRKVAEKQYKTLGLPDWANDNEDIKDPLEGFLFPATYPAAKGMKPESVLKAMVANAKEAYGKYDLEAKAEALKLDSPLQVITVASLVQAEGKTHDDYRKMAEVVYNRLKPTNDQTNQLLQFDSTFNYLKGESNINISESEINSNKDPYNTYTNKGLPPGPIGNPGDDALKATMNPTSDGWIYFVATDGQNNTEFAKTYAEFQRLKDKFDASSGN from the coding sequence ATGACTGAGTATGGCCGGGGCCCGGGCTCCGAACCGTGGCATCCGGAGGACCCGTTGTACGGGGACGGCGGATGGGAAGGGCAGGAGGCCCACGTGGGTCATCAGCCTGCCTACGGCGGCCACCAGCAGCACCACTACCCGCAGCAGCCGCAGCAGGAGTACGGCGACTGGGGCGACGGACAGGCGCAACAGTACGACCCGCAGCAGTACCCGCACCAGCAGCAGTACGACCCGCAGCATCAGCAGCAGCAGTACGACCAGCAGTCGTACGACCCGCAGCATCAGCAGCAGTACGACCAGCAGCAGTACGCCCCCCAGGGGCAGCAGCCGCAGTACGCCCACCAGAACCAGCAGGGCGGTTACCCCGAGGGGTATCAGGAGGGCGGCTGGGACGGCACCGGCACCCACGCGCACGTCCCGTACGCCGCCGACCCCGGTGACCCCTACGGCCAGCAGGCCGCCGCGTACGGCGCCGAGCAGCCCGACTTCTACAACACCCCGGACGCGTATCCGCCGCCGGAGCCGCCCGCCCGGCGGCGTCCCGAGCCGGAACCCGAGCCGGAGCCGGAGTCGGAGCCCGACGGCGCGGCGAAGCCCGACTGGGATCCGGGTCCCGACCAGGGCGAGCACGCCTTCTTCGCGGGCGGCGGGGCCGATGACGACGAGGACGACGACGAGTCCGAGGGGCGCGGCGGACGGCGGGGCCGGGGCGGCAAGGGCGCCAAAGGCGGCAAGGGCGCGAAGAACAAGAAGAGCCGCAACGGATGCGCCTGTCTGGTCGTCGTACTGGTGTTCGGCGGAGGCCTCGCCGGCGTCGGCTATTTCGGCTACCACTTCTACCAGAATCGTTACAGCGCCGCCCCGGACTACACGGGCGACGGCACCGGCCAGAACGTCAGCGTCCAGGTGCCCAAGGGTTCGGGCGGCGCGGACATCGGCCGCCTGCTGAAGGACGCCGGGGTCGTGAAGAGCGTCGACGCCTTCGTGTCCGCGTGCACGAGCAATCCGCGGTGCGGGTCGATCCAGGCGAGCGCGTACATCCTCAAGAAAGAGATGTCCGCGAAAAGCGCCATGGAAATGATGCTCGACCCGAAGAGCCAGGCCAATGTGGTGGTCACTCCGGGCGAGCGGAACGTGGCGGTCTACAAGAAGATCGACTCGAAGCTCGGCCTTTCCTCCGGCACCACCAGAAAGGTCGCGGAAAAGCAGTACAAGACGCTCGGGCTGCCCGACTGGGCGAACGACAACGAGGACATCAAGGACCCGCTGGAAGGATTCCTCTTCCCGGCCACCTACCCCGCCGCCAAGGGCATGAAGCCGGAGTCGGTCCTGAAGGCGATGGTCGCCAACGCCAAAGAGGCGTACGGGAAATACGACCTCGAGGCCAAGGCCGAGGCGCTCAAGCTGGACAGTCCGCTACAGGTCATCACGGTCGCGAGCCTCGTCCAGGCCGAGGGCAAGACGCACGACGACTACCGCAAGATGGCGGAGGTCGTCTACAACCGTCTCAAGCCCACGAACGACCAGACGAACCAACTGCTCCAGTTCGACTCGACCTTCAACTACCTGAAGGGCGAGAGCAACATCAATATCAGCGAGTCCGAGATCAACAGCAACAAGGACCCGTACAACACCTACACCAACAAGGGCCTGCCGCCCGGCCCGATCGGCAATCCCGGTGACGACGCGCTGAAGGCCACGATGAATCCGACCAGCGACGGCTGGATCTACTTCGTGGCGACCGACGGCCAGAACAACACCGAATTCGCCAAGACCTACGCTGAATTCCAGAGGCTCAAGGACAAGTTCGATGCCAGCTCGGGCAACTGA
- the aroC gene encoding chorismate synthase, which yields MSRLRWLTAGESHGPALVATLEGLPAGVPITTEMVADHLARRRLGYGRGARMKFERDEVTFLGGVRHGLTMGSPVAVMVGNTEWPKWEKVMAADPVDPAELAELARNAPLTRPRPGHADLAGMQKYGFDEARPILERASARETAARVALGAVARSYLKETAGIEIVSHVVELAAAKAPYGVYPTPADVERLDADPVRCLDADASKAMVAEIDQAHKDGDTLGGVVEVLSYGVPVGLGSHVHWDRRLDARLAAALMGIQAIKGVEVGDGFDLARVPGSKAHDEIVATPEGIRRSSGRSGGTEGGLTTGELLRVRAAMKPIATVPRALQTVDVATGEATQAHHQRSDVCAVPAAGIVAEAMVALVLADAVAEKFGGDSVPETRRNVRSYLDHLRIR from the coding sequence TTGAGCAGGCTGCGTTGGCTGACCGCGGGGGAGTCCCACGGTCCCGCACTTGTCGCGACGCTGGAGGGCCTTCCCGCCGGCGTGCCCATCACCACGGAGATGGTCGCCGACCATCTGGCGCGACGGCGGCTCGGCTATGGGCGCGGTGCGCGGATGAAGTTCGAACGCGACGAGGTCACCTTCCTCGGCGGCGTCCGGCACGGCCTGACCATGGGCTCCCCGGTCGCCGTGATGGTGGGCAACACGGAGTGGCCGAAGTGGGAGAAGGTCATGGCGGCCGACCCCGTCGACCCCGCGGAGCTGGCCGAGCTGGCCCGCAACGCGCCCCTGACCCGGCCCCGCCCCGGCCACGCCGACCTGGCCGGCATGCAGAAGTACGGCTTCGACGAGGCTCGGCCGATCCTGGAGCGCGCCTCGGCGCGTGAGACGGCGGCCCGGGTGGCGCTCGGCGCGGTCGCGCGGTCGTACCTGAAGGAGACGGCCGGCATCGAGATCGTCTCCCACGTCGTCGAGCTGGCCGCGGCCAAGGCGCCCTACGGCGTCTACCCGACCCCCGCCGACGTCGAGAGGCTCGACGCCGACCCGGTGCGCTGCCTGGACGCGGACGCCTCGAAGGCGATGGTCGCGGAGATCGACCAGGCCCACAAGGACGGCGACACCCTCGGCGGCGTCGTCGAGGTGCTGTCGTACGGCGTCCCGGTCGGGCTGGGCTCGCACGTGCACTGGGACCGCCGGCTGGACGCGCGGCTCGCCGCCGCGCTCATGGGCATCCAGGCGATCAAGGGCGTCGAGGTCGGCGACGGCTTCGACCTCGCGCGGGTGCCCGGCTCCAAGGCGCACGACGAGATCGTGGCCACGCCCGAGGGGATCCGTCGCTCGAGCGGTCGCTCCGGCGGCACCGAAGGCGGTCTGACCACGGGCGAGCTGCTGCGCGTACGCGCCGCGATGAAGCCCATCGCGACCGTGCCGCGCGCCCTGCAGACCGTCGACGTGGCCACGGGCGAGGCGACGCAGGCGCACCACCAGCGCTCCGACGTCTGCGCGGTCCCCGCGGCCGGCATCGTCGCCGAGGCCATGGTGGCGCTCGTGCTCGCGGACGCGGTGGCGGAGAAGTTCGGCGGCGACAGCGTGCCCGAGACCCGCCGCAACGTCCGCTCGTACCTCGACCACCTGCGCATCCGATGA
- the alaS gene encoding alanine--tRNA ligase, which yields MESAEIRRRWLSFYEERGHTVVPSASLIADDPTLLLVPAGMVPFKPYFLGEVKPPWSRATSVQKCVRTPDIEEVGKTTRHGTFFQMCGNFSFGDYFKEGAITYAWELLTTPQDKGGYGLDPERLWITVYLDDDEAETIWRDKIGVPAERIQRLGMKDNYWSMGVPGPCGPCSEINYDRGPEFGVEGGPAVNDERYVEIWNLVFMQYERGEGIGKDNFEILGDLPSKNIDTGLGMERLAMILQGVQNMYEIDTSMAVIRKATQLTGVEYGAAHDSDVSLRVVTDHMRTSVMLIGDGVTPGNEGRGYVLRRIMRRAIRNMRLLGATGLVVKDLIDTVIEMMGQQYPELVTDRQRIETVALAEEAAFVKTLKAGTNILDTAITETKESGGAVLAGEKAFLLHDTWGFPIDLTLEMAAEQGLSVDEDGFRRLMKQQRDQAKADAQAKKTGHAGVGAYREIADKAGETDFIGYSDTEGESTIVGILVDGVSSPAATEGDEVEIVLDRTPFYAEGGGQIGDTGRIKVESGAVIEIRDCQKPVPGVYVHKGVVQFGEVTVGAKAQASIDARRRTAIARAHSATHLTHQALRDALGPTAAQAGSENQPGRFRFDFGSPSAVPTAVMTDVEQKINEVLARDLDVHAEILSLDEAKKQGAIAEFGEKYGERVRVVTIGDFSKELCGGTHVHNTSQLGLVKLLGESSIGSGVRRIEALVGVDAYNFLAREHTVVAQLQELIKGRPEELPEKVSAMLGKLKDAEKEIEKFRAEKVLQAAAGLVESAQDVHGVALVTGQVPDGTTADDLRRLVLDVRGRIQGGRAAVVALFTVNNGKPLTVIATNEAARERGLKAGDLVRTAAKTLGGGGGGKPDVAQGGGQNPAAVGEAVAAVERLVAETAK from the coding sequence ATGGAGTCGGCCGAGATTCGCCGCCGCTGGCTGAGCTTCTACGAGGAGCGCGGGCACACCGTCGTCCCTTCGGCGTCGCTCATCGCGGACGACCCGACTCTGCTCCTGGTCCCCGCCGGCATGGTCCCCTTCAAGCCGTACTTCCTCGGTGAGGTCAAGCCGCCGTGGTCGCGTGCCACCAGCGTGCAGAAGTGCGTGCGCACGCCCGACATCGAAGAGGTCGGCAAGACCACCCGCCACGGCACGTTCTTCCAGATGTGCGGCAACTTCTCCTTCGGCGACTACTTCAAGGAAGGCGCCATCACCTACGCCTGGGAGCTGCTCACCACGCCCCAGGACAAGGGTGGTTACGGGCTCGACCCCGAGCGCCTGTGGATCACGGTCTACCTCGACGACGACGAGGCCGAGACCATCTGGCGCGACAAGATCGGCGTCCCCGCCGAGCGCATCCAGCGCCTCGGCATGAAGGACAACTACTGGTCCATGGGTGTCCCCGGCCCCTGCGGCCCCTGTTCCGAGATCAACTACGACCGCGGCCCCGAGTTCGGCGTCGAGGGCGGCCCCGCCGTCAACGACGAGCGGTACGTGGAGATCTGGAACCTCGTCTTCATGCAGTACGAGCGCGGCGAGGGCATCGGCAAGGACAACTTCGAGATCCTCGGCGACCTGCCCAGCAAGAACATCGACACGGGCCTCGGCATGGAGCGCCTCGCCATGATTCTGCAGGGCGTGCAGAACATGTACGAGATCGACACCTCCATGGCCGTCATCAGGAAGGCCACCCAGCTGACCGGCGTCGAGTACGGCGCCGCCCACGACTCCGACGTCTCCCTGCGCGTGGTCACCGACCACATGCGGACGTCCGTGATGCTCATCGGCGACGGCGTCACCCCGGGCAACGAGGGCCGCGGCTATGTGCTGCGCCGCATCATGCGCCGCGCCATCCGCAACATGCGGCTGCTCGGCGCCACCGGCCTGGTCGTCAAGGACCTGATCGACACCGTCATCGAGATGATGGGCCAGCAGTACCCGGAGCTGGTCACCGACCGGCAGCGGATCGAGACCGTGGCCCTCGCCGAGGAGGCCGCCTTCGTCAAGACGCTGAAGGCCGGCACCAACATCCTCGACACGGCCATCACCGAGACCAAGGAGTCCGGCGGCGCGGTCCTGGCCGGCGAGAAGGCCTTCCTGCTCCACGACACCTGGGGCTTCCCGATCGACCTCACCCTCGAAATGGCCGCCGAACAGGGCCTTTCCGTGGACGAGGACGGCTTCCGCCGCCTGATGAAGCAGCAGCGCGACCAGGCCAAGGCCGACGCCCAGGCCAAGAAGACCGGCCACGCCGGCGTCGGCGCCTACCGCGAGATCGCCGACAAGGCCGGCGAGACCGACTTCATCGGCTACTCGGACACCGAGGGCGAGTCCACGATCGTCGGCATCCTCGTCGACGGCGTCTCCTCCCCGGCCGCCACCGAGGGTGACGAGGTCGAGATCGTCCTCGACCGCACCCCGTTCTACGCCGAGGGCGGTGGCCAGATCGGCGACACCGGCCGCATCAAGGTCGAGTCCGGCGCCGTGATCGAGATCCGCGACTGCCAGAAGCCGGTCCCGGGCGTCTACGTCCACAAGGGCGTCGTCCAGTTCGGCGAGGTCACGGTCGGCGCCAAGGCCCAGGCCTCGATCGACGCCCGTCGGCGCACGGCCATCGCCCGCGCCCACTCGGCCACCCACCTCACCCACCAGGCCCTGCGCGACGCCCTCGGCCCGACGGCCGCCCAGGCCGGCTCCGAGAACCAGCCGGGCCGCTTCCGCTTCGACTTCGGCTCGCCGTCCGCCGTTCCCACGGCCGTGATGACCGACGTCGAGCAGAAGATCAACGAGGTGCTCGCCCGCGACCTGGACGTGCACGCCGAGATCCTCAGCCTCGACGAGGCCAAGAAGCAGGGCGCCATCGCCGAGTTCGGCGAGAAGTACGGCGAGCGCGTCCGTGTGGTGACCATCGGCGACTTCTCCAAGGAGCTGTGCGGCGGCACGCATGTGCACAACACCTCCCAGCTCGGCCTGGTCAAGCTGCTCGGCGAGTCGTCGATCGGCTCGGGCGTGCGCCGGATCGAGGCCCTCGTCGGCGTGGACGCCTACAACTTCCTCGCCCGGGAGCACACGGTCGTCGCTCAGCTCCAGGAGCTGATCAAGGGGCGTCCGGAGGAGCTCCCGGAGAAGGTCTCGGCCATGCTCGGCAAGCTGAAGGACGCCGAGAAGGAGATCGAGAAGTTCCGCGCGGAGAAGGTCCTCCAGGCCGCCGCCGGTCTCGTCGAGTCCGCCCAGGACGTGCACGGCGTCGCCCTGGTCACCGGCCAGGTCCCGGACGGCACGACCGCCGACGACCTGCGCAGGCTGGTCCTCGACGTGCGCGGCCGCATCCAGGGCGGCCGCGCGGCCGTGGTCGCCCTGTTCACGGTCAACAACGGCAAGCCGCTGACGGTCATCGCCACCAACGAGGCCGCCCGCGAGCGCGGTCTCAAGGCCGGCGACCTGGTCCGTACGGCCGCCAAGACCCTCGGCGGCGGCGGTGGCGGCAAGCCGGACGTCGCCCAGGGCGGCGGCCAGAACCCGGCCGCCGTCGGCGAGGCCGTCGCCGCGGTCGAGCGGCTCGTGGCCGAGACGGCCAAGTGA
- a CDS encoding DUF948 domain-containing protein, translated as MSGGEVAGILVAVFWAILVSFLAVALARLAQTLRATTRLVADVTEQAVPLLADASAAVRSAQTQIDRVDAIASDVQEVTSNASALSTTVASTFGGPLVKVAAFGYGVRRALGGRKDDGPAREPRRTVIVGRTVSRREKRKPRGKRD; from the coding sequence GTGTCCGGTGGAGAGGTGGCCGGAATCCTGGTGGCCGTGTTCTGGGCGATCCTGGTCTCCTTCCTCGCCGTCGCGCTGGCGAGGCTGGCCCAGACGCTCAGGGCGACCACCAGGCTGGTCGCGGACGTGACCGAACAGGCCGTCCCGCTGCTGGCCGACGCCTCCGCGGCGGTGCGCTCCGCGCAGACCCAGATCGACCGGGTCGACGCGATCGCCTCGGACGTCCAGGAGGTCACGTCGAACGCGTCGGCGCTGTCCACCACCGTCGCCTCCACCTTCGGCGGCCCCCTGGTGAAGGTCGCCGCCTTCGGCTACGGCGTGCGCCGGGCCCTCGGCGGCCGCAAGGACGACGGGCCCGCCAGGGAGCCCCGGCGTACCGTGATCGTGGGCCGCACGGTCTCCCGGCGGGAGAAGCGCAAGCCCCGTGGAAAGAGGGACTGA
- the ruvX gene encoding Holliday junction resolvase RuvX, whose translation MRKGRRLAIDVGDARIGVASCDPDGILATPVETVPGRDLPAAHRRLGQLVEEYEPIEVVVGLPRSLKGGEGPAAVKVRGFAQELAKGIAPVPVRLVDERMTTVTASQGLRASGVKAKKGRSVIDQAAAVIILQQALESERVSGKAPGEGVEVVI comes from the coding sequence ATGCGGAAGGGCCGTCGACTCGCGATCGACGTCGGGGACGCCCGGATCGGGGTCGCCTCGTGCGACCCCGACGGGATCCTCGCCACCCCGGTGGAGACGGTCCCCGGCCGGGACCTTCCGGCGGCTCACCGTCGGCTCGGACAACTGGTCGAGGAGTACGAGCCGATCGAGGTCGTCGTCGGTCTCCCTCGCTCCCTCAAGGGGGGCGAGGGCCCGGCCGCGGTAAAGGTTCGAGGCTTCGCGCAGGAGCTCGCGAAGGGCATCGCGCCCGTCCCGGTCCGGCTGGTGGACGAGCGGATGACGACCGTGACGGCCAGTCAGGGACTGCGCGCTTCGGGCGTGAAGGCCAAGAAGGGCCGGTCGGTGATCGACCAGGCAGCCGCTGTGATCATCCTTCAGCAGGCCCTGGAATCCGAACGGGTGTCAGGTAAAGCACCGGGCGAGGGCGTCGAAGTGGTCATCTGA